The DNA segment GCCGCTCCTCGAACTCGCCCATGTCCAGGCGCCCTTCGGCGAGGGCGTCACGCAGCACCTCGGCGACCCGTTCCCGGTCAAAGTCGGAGGCGCGGAGTTCGGGACGTGCGTCGTCGGTCATGGCAGCAGCCTACGAGACCGCCTTCTCCGCGTACATCTTCGCGATGACGGCCTCGATGTCCGGTTCCCGCACCGACAGGTCCACCAGCGGATACCTCGCCGCGAGCTGCGCGACCAGCGGCGCCGCCGACTGCCCCGCCGGGAACGCCAGCCACTGCCGGGGCCCCTCCACCCGCACCACCCGCGCCGCCGGCACCTGAACCGGCGGCAGCTCCCGCTCCAGGTCCACCACCAGCGTCCGCTCGCTCTCCCCGGCCTCGTGGAGCCCCGTGAGCGGACCGTCGTACATCAGCCGGCCGTGGTCGATCACCATCACCCGGGAGCACAACTGCTCGATGTCCTGGAGGTCATGGGTGGTCAGCAGCACGGTCGTACCGCTCGCGGCGTTCAACTCCCGCAGGAACCCCCGCACCTTGGCCTTGGAGACGACGTCCAGGCCGATCGTCGGCTCGTCCAGGTACAGCACCTCCGGGTCGTGCAGCAGCGCCGCCGCGATGTCCCCGCGCATCCGCTGCCCCAGCGACAGCTGACGCACCGGAGTGTCCAACAGCGTCCGCAGCTCCAGGAGTTCGACCAGCCGGTTCAGGTTCTCCCGGTAACGGGCGTCCGGGATGCGGTACATACGGTGCGCCAGCCGGTACGAGTCGATCAGCGGCAGGTCCCACCACAACGTGGTGCGCTGCCCGAACACCACCCCGATGCGATGCGCGAGGCGCGCCCGCTCCCGCGCGGGGTCGATGCCCGCGACCCGCAGCCGGCCACCGCTCGGCGTCAGAATCCCGGTCAGCATCTTGATCGTGGTGGACTTCCCGGCGCCGTTCGGCCCGATGTAGCCCACCATCTCCCCGCGCGCCACGGTGAACGACAGCGAGTCCACCGCCCGCACCTCGTGCCGCTCCCGCTTGAGGAACCCGCTCTTGCGGCGCACCGAGAAGACCTTCTCCACCTTCTCCAGCGCGATGAAGTCGTCCATGACGCCCTAACTCCCTGTGCTCCGGTACGAACGTAGTCCCGCCCGCCAGGCCAGCCCGGCCAGCGCGCAGCAGCCCGCCGCCACCAGCGGCGTCGTCCAGGCCACCCAGCCCGGCAGATCCAGCGGATACGGCCGCCCGAGGATGTAGCTCGCGGGCAGCCAGTTGACGAAGGCCAGCGGCAGCACGAACGTCACCCCGCGCACCAGCTCCTTCCCGAACACCGTCGGCGGGTACTGGAGCAGCGTCGTACCGCCGTACGTGAACGCGTTCTGCACCTCGGCCGCGTCCTGC comes from the Streptomyces sp. SUK 48 genome and includes:
- a CDS encoding ATP-binding cassette domain-containing protein: MDDFIALEKVEKVFSVRRKSGFLKRERHEVRAVDSLSFTVARGEMVGYIGPNGAGKSTTIKMLTGILTPSGGRLRVAGIDPARERARLAHRIGVVFGQRTTLWWDLPLIDSYRLAHRMYRIPDARYRENLNRLVELLELRTLLDTPVRQLSLGQRMRGDIAAALLHDPEVLYLDEPTIGLDVVSKAKVRGFLRELNAASGTTVLLTTHDLQDIEQLCSRVMVIDHGRLMYDGPLTGLHEAGESERTLVVDLERELPPVQVPAARVVRVEGPRQWLAFPAGQSAAPLVAQLAARYPLVDLSVREPDIEAVIAKMYAEKAVS